A region from the Benincasa hispida cultivar B227 chromosome 12, ASM972705v1, whole genome shotgun sequence genome encodes:
- the LOC120068303 gene encoding uncharacterized protein LOC120068303 — MEEESQLNTLPKYFTLKLRQNGRYLRYVNDDKIMHGFLKFNGTHVVSPFAKFEVEKAKEKSNKGLVHIRCCYNNKYWVRWSAKSKYIVATANEPDEDRTKFTSTLFEPTYDYDRKVFRFKHVQLDRYVQPRQHMARQFQDALFAGSSGFEYDESDLFTVVDWSTLFVLPKHVAFKGDNGNYLKVHSSGTKYLEFSGSDVGDPRVGNQIFTTSDGHVRIKNDYLGKFWIRDPNWIHVKASESDFDDPNTLFWPVRLGDGHGVALRNRGNDKFCKRLSTEGKDNCLNAADNSISAEAKLQIEELVISRTIYDVNFRVLDARFYDETPMTMISKEVVNRNSEPELQKVKLRYEDTKSSTWTNSVGMKLGMKMSIESGSPEISSQEVEISAEFKEEVTWGETKETKSRREVEHQVTVPPYTRVTAKVLATKGFCDIPYSYTQRDVLTNGQVVIQHFDDGVYIGSNCYNYTFSTEQEDL, encoded by the exons ATGGAGGAAGAAAGCCAACTAAACACATTGCCTAAATACTTCACTCTCAAATTGAGGCAAAATGGGCGATATCTTCGTTACGTTAACGACGATAAGATCATGCATGGGTTTCTCAAGTTCAATGGAACTCATGTGGTGAGTCCATTCGCAAAGTTTGAGGTTGAAAAGGCTAAAGAGAAATCTAACAAGGGTCTTGTTCATATCAG GTGTTGTTACAACAACAAATATTGGGTTCGGTGGTCGGCAAAATCCAAGTACATTGTGGCAACGGCAAACGAACCCGACGAAGACCGAACAAAATTCACGTCGACTTTGTTCGAACCGACCTACGACTACGATCGAAAGGTCTTCCGATTCAAACACGTGCAACTCGACCGATATGTTCAGCCAAGACAACACATGGCAAGGCAGTTCCAAGACGCGCTGTTCGCCGGAAGCTCAGGATTCGAATACGACGAGTCAGATCTGTTTACAGTGGTGGATTGGTCAACCTTATTCGTACTTCCAAAACATGTAGCATTCAAGGGCGACAATGGGAATTATCTCAAAGTCCATTCTTCAGGGACtaaatacttagaattttcagGATCCGATGTAGGAGATCCAAGAGTGGGAAACCAAATCTTCACCACTTCAGATGGGCATGTAAGGATTAAAAATGATTATCTGGGAAAATTTTGGATTCGTGATCCGAATTGGATTCATGTGAAAGCTAGTGAGAGTGATTTTGATGATCCAAATACTCTGTTTTGGCCTGTTCGCCTTGGGGATGGCCATGGCGTTGCGCTTCGAAACAGAGGAAATGATAAGTTCTGCAAGAGGCTGAGTACGGAGGGGAAAGATAATTGTTTGAATGCTGCTGACAATAGCATCAGTGCTGAGGCTAAGCTCCAGATTGAAGAACTCGTCATTTCAAGAACCATTTATGATGTCAATTTTCGAGTTCTTGACGCCCGATTCTACGACGAGACGCCCATGACTATGATATCTAAAGAG GTGGTGAACAGAAACAGCGAACCGGAGTTGCAAAAGGTGAAGCTTCGGTATGAGGATACAAAGTCGTCGACATGGACAAACTCGGTAGGGATGAAGTTAGGGATGAAAATGTCGATTGAATCAGGGAGTCCAGAGATATCAAGCCAAGAAGTAGAAATATCAGCGGAGTTCAAAGAGGAAGTAACATGGGGAGAAACTAAAGAAACTAAGTCTAGAAGGGAGGTGGAGCACCAAGTGACAGTACCACCTTATACTCGAGTTACAGCCAAAGTATTGGCCACTAAAGGATTTTGTGATATTCCATATTCATACACTCAAAGAGATGTTCTAACCAATGGCCAAGTTGTAATTCAACACTTTGATGATGGGGTTTACATTGGAAGCAATTGCTATAACTATACCTTTTCCACTGAACAAGAAGATCTCTAA